In the genome of Campylobacter helveticus, the window AGCATATCCTTTGCCCATAAAGCATATAACAAACATAGCATTAAAGCTAAAATTCTCATTCTTTCTCCTTTAAAAATTTATGGGATTATAAAATAATTCAAAAAGCCTTACAAGCCTAAGGGGGGGTTAAAATTTCAAATTAATTCAAAAATTTAATTTTTTCTTATGTTTAGTTTATATAGAATTATGATTTTTATTTTCAAAGGAGACAAAATGGAGTTTTTAGAACTTTTACTTGTTTTAATCGCCCTTATTTTAATCCTAGCAAAACCAGAAAAAGAAAAACTCGCTTTTGGTTTGGTGATGGTATCTTGGGTTATTATGATTTTTTATTATGTTGGACACAAATCCACCGCATTTTTGACGATTATGAATTTGTAAGGGAGTAAAAATGTGCGAAATGAATAAAACAAAAAATTTCTACACTCTAATGTGTTTAGCAGGCTTTTTAATCATACTTTTGCCTGTTGGGATAGCAAATTTAATCTTTGGCTATGTTTTAAAAGATAGCCCTTGCACACTTTGCTGGGGACAAAGAGAAGCGATGATTTTCATCGGCGTAATCGCTCTTTTTATCGTGCGTTACGGACTTAAGGGTAAATATTTAGCCGCACTTTTGATTATGACAGCTTTTGGACTTTACCAGTCTTTTGCTCATTTTGGCAATCACGCTCATAGAGACTTAGACCAAGGTTTTGGTTTAGCCGTTTTTGGCATTCATACTTATTTTTGGGCTGAAGTTGTATTTTGGGCTGTTGTACTTATTTTAGGTGTTATTTTTGCTTTTGCGCCGAAATTTAGTGCGTTTGAAACAGAAATGGCGGGAGAGAAATTTAGACCTTTTAACAAATTTGGCTTTGCAGCGGTTTTAATCAGCACTTTCATCGTGGCTTCAAATGTTTTCCAAGCTTTTGTTAGCACGGGTGTGCCGCCTTATGTTGGACAAGGGGACCCTGTAAGATTCACGCTTAATCCAAAATACATCATTTGGAGCGATAAAGGCTGGGATGGTCTATGGCAAAATCTTTCCTTCTTAGGAAAACGCGATGTTAAAGCACCAGATTATGCTTTTGCTCCCGCAAGCGAAAAGCTTGGAGTTGTTTTTGATAACGATAGTGCAAATGCTCCTTTTGCAAAAATTGACGAAAATTTAAAAATCACAAGTGAGCAAAACATCAGCTTTGACAAGCCTATCAACACTCTTGATTTTATAGGCGGTGAATTTGTAGCAAGTTCTAAATTTGATGTGGCATTTATGGACGAGGAATTTAATGTCAAAAGTGCATTTGAGCTTGACCCTTATTTTTCAGCGACCATTGACCCAATTATAGGCATTATCCCTTATATGCAAGATAAATTTTTACTGATGGGTTCGAACAAATCTTTCTTAAGATTTGCCAAAAATGAAAATGCCGATGAAGCGTTGCAGTATGCTGATTTTGTTAAAGGTGCGGACAAATTTGAAGGACAGGGTAAAGATTTAGGGCGTGGCAGACTTGATACTGTGCGTGCAAAATTCCACCACATCGCTAGTATGACAAACGATGCAAATTGCCTTTATCTAGCCACAGTGCCAAATAATAAGGACGCAAAAAGCTTCGTCATCTCTAAAGTTTCCTTAAAAGATAGAGTGCTTTCAGGTGAATTTACTCCAAAAGCCACACTCAAAGAGGGTAAAAGTTTAGGCGATTTATACATCACCTCTATGGCATTTAAAGATGGTAAAATTTACGCCCTAAGTAAAAAT includes:
- the dsbI gene encoding disulfide bond formation protein DsbI — protein: MCEMNKTKNFYTLMCLAGFLIILLPVGIANLIFGYVLKDSPCTLCWGQREAMIFIGVIALFIVRYGLKGKYLAALLIMTAFGLYQSFAHFGNHAHRDLDQGFGLAVFGIHTYFWAEVVFWAVVLILGVIFAFAPKFSAFETEMAGEKFRPFNKFGFAAVLISTFIVASNVFQAFVSTGVPPYVGQGDPVRFTLNPKYIIWSDKGWDGLWQNLSFLGKRDVKAPDYAFAPASEKLGVVFDNDSANAPFAKIDENLKITSEQNISFDKPINTLDFIGGEFVASSKFDVAFMDEEFNVKSAFELDPYFSATIDPIIGIIPYMQDKFLLMGSNKSFLRFAKNENADEALQYADFVKGADKFEGQGKDLGRGRLDTVRAKFHHIASMTNDANCLYLATVPNNKDAKSFVISKVSLKDRVLSGEFTPKATLKEGKSLGDLYITSMAFKDGKIYALSKNHNVIVLIDVAKEEVSKVASYPSEIKNARSLFFKDNKLYILSYQDGSNKLYALK
- the dba gene encoding disulfide bond formation protein Dba; translation: MEFLELLLVLIALILILAKPEKEKLAFGLVMVSWVIMIFYYVGHKSTAFLTIMNL